In Nocardia sp. NBC_00403, one DNA window encodes the following:
- a CDS encoding TetR/AcrR family transcriptional regulator, translated as MTATTGRRERKKAQTRQTLADAATRLFLERGYDNVGVRDVAEAADVSLSTLFKHFPSKEALVFDLDEELEAAMVAAVRDRAPGQSVLHAIRDYLVLNRTRSGTDPDIAAFHDLVNSTPALREYAHRMWLRHETVLAAAIAEATGAPEDDLAAAGLAHFALESTQIAGDREDPPRALRELFDLLEHGWGRTH; from the coding sequence AGACCCGGCAGACGCTTGCGGACGCCGCGACGCGACTGTTCCTGGAACGCGGCTACGACAACGTCGGCGTCCGCGACGTCGCCGAAGCGGCGGACGTCTCACTCAGCACGCTGTTCAAGCACTTCCCCAGCAAAGAGGCGCTGGTCTTCGATCTGGACGAGGAACTGGAGGCCGCCATGGTTGCCGCGGTCCGCGACCGAGCACCGGGCCAGTCGGTGCTGCACGCCATTCGCGACTACTTGGTGCTCAACCGCACCAGATCCGGTACCGACCCAGACATCGCGGCGTTCCACGATTTGGTGAACTCGACACCCGCCCTGCGCGAGTACGCGCACCGAATGTGGCTACGGCACGAGACCGTGCTTGCCGCCGCGATCGCCGAGGCGACCGGCGCACCCGAAGACGACCTCGCCGCCGCCGGGCTGGCCCATTTCGCCTTGGAGAGCACCCAAATCGCCGGTGACCGCGAGGACCCGCCGCGCGCCCTGCGCGAGCTCTTCGACCTGCTCGAACATGGCTGGGGCCGCACCCACTGA
- a CDS encoding DUF1772 domain-containing protein: MLTTVIQLLAIVAVLANAVVYGTDTLAALVMRSVHAELDDRTMTITAGWGHYYADKRMPMVGISGVVTAVATTLIAAIGGHFAAAIAAGIAVLALVSWLGVYVRVAKPINAVQTTAAQTGIIPPNARALQEKWDSVVNGRVALQFAAIAALCAAIALA, encoded by the coding sequence ATGCTCACCACGGTCATCCAGCTCCTCGCCATCGTCGCGGTCCTCGCCAACGCGGTCGTCTATGGCACCGACACCCTCGCAGCGCTGGTCATGCGGTCGGTCCACGCCGAACTGGATGACCGCACCATGACCATCACCGCGGGATGGGGTCACTACTACGCCGACAAGCGGATGCCGATGGTCGGTATCAGCGGCGTGGTGACCGCGGTGGCGACCACGCTTATCGCGGCCATCGGCGGACACTTCGCGGCCGCCATCGCAGCCGGTATCGCCGTACTGGCCCTCGTGTCGTGGCTCGGCGTCTATGTGCGGGTCGCCAAGCCGATCAATGCCGTGCAAACCACCGCCGCGCAGACCGGGATCATCCCACCGAATGCCCGTGCACTGCAGGAGAAGTGGGACAGCGTCGTCAACGGTCGCGTCGCCCTTCAGTTCGCCGCCATCGCCGCCCTGTGCGCCGCCATCGCCCTTGCGTGA
- a CDS encoding TetR/AcrR family transcriptional regulator, translated as MARPLDQAKRAELLADVVQYIADHGLADLSLRPLAAELGTSSRMLIYYFDTKEEMLVQALTTQRPDIAALFADVGDAAELRQRLSDFYTASLSGAGATSVRVLLQVLGTACAPHSPYAAYANAAIATFVAALTDALRRIASIEDPEAVATLLISGLRGVIQDRLITGDIDRADRAAHRLIEQNLR; from the coding sequence ATGGCCCGCCCACTCGACCAAGCAAAACGCGCCGAACTCCTCGCCGACGTGGTGCAATACATCGCCGATCACGGCCTCGCGGACCTGTCGCTGCGCCCACTCGCGGCCGAACTCGGCACCAGCTCCCGCATGCTGATCTACTACTTCGACACCAAAGAGGAGATGCTCGTCCAGGCGCTCACCACCCAGCGCCCCGACATCGCGGCACTGTTCGCGGACGTCGGCGACGCCGCCGAACTCCGGCAGCGACTGAGCGATTTCTATACCGCGAGCCTGTCGGGCGCGGGTGCGACCAGCGTGCGCGTCCTGTTGCAGGTGCTCGGCACGGCCTGCGCCCCGCACAGCCCGTACGCCGCCTACGCCAACGCCGCGATCGCCACCTTCGTCGCGGCCCTTACTGACGCCCTCCGTCGAATCGCGTCGATCGAAGATCCGGAAGCCGTTGCCACGCTATTGATTTCCGGCCTGCGCGGCGTCATCCAAGACCGCCTGATCACCGGCGACATCGACCGCGCCGACCGCGCGGCCCACCGCCTGATCGAGCAGAACCTGCGCTGA